In Desulfonatronospira thiodismutans ASO3-1, the sequence CCGTGGCCCGGCTGCATCTCACCCGGCCCCCCGGCCGGCAATTGGATAACGCTCGAGAAAACGCTGAAGATGATCTTCTGTGGTGTAGGGCTGGTGGGTCATTTCAACGAGGGTATCGTCGTTTTGAATAATGGATGACGGCTGGCACCTCACATGCCGGCTTTTTCTGACAGCCATTCATTGATGAGTGCCTCTTCAGGTTTTTGTAATTCCCTGGCTTTATTTTTGATACAGTCATATAAATCCTGGTCGATTCCAACGTATTTCTTTTTCTTTAAAGAAAACTGGATTTCATAAGTCTCCTCGACATCGTCGAATTCGCCAAAATCGTGTTCATCCCAAAATTCAGAAGCTTCATAGATAGATACATTTTTATTGTTCTTATCTGTTTGCATAACGTCTCC encodes:
- a CDS encoding CopG family antitoxin, which translates into the protein MQTDKNNKNVSIYEASEFWDEHDFGEFDDVEETYEIQFSLKKKKYVGIDQDLYDCIKNKARELQKPEEALINEWLSEKAGM